From the genome of Treponema denticola:
TTCAAAAGCCGTGTATAACTATGCGGGATACTACCGAGTGGATCGAGCTTGTCTCTTCCGGATGGAATACGCTTACTGGTGCTGATACTGAAAAAATTGTATCGGCTATTCGAAATATTCATATTCCGGAGAATTATCCTCAACTTTACGGTGAGGGACATACGGCAGAAAAAATCATAGAGGTTTTACGAAAATAAGTATGAGTAAAATCAGGATAAAAGATTTTGGACCTATTCATTCAGGTTTTCAGAAAGATAATTTTTTTGATATTAAAAAGCTCACTTTGTTTGTGGGACATCAAGGTGCAGGTAAGAGTTCCGTTGCAAAATTGGTTTCTTCTTTTGAATGGCTGGAAAAGGCTCTTTTACGGCGGGATTTACCTTCAAAAATACTTTCAGAAAATACTGTAAAGACAAGTAGTTTTTTTAAAGAGTTATTTAACTACCATAATATTTTATCCTATTTTTCAGATAAAACGGAAATAGATTATATAGGTCAGTACTATCATTTTACTATCCGAGGGAAGAATTTAACTTTAGAAAGCAAAAAAACGGAAGATTCTATTTATGAAATGCCTAAGATTATATATATACCTTCGGAAAGAAATTTTATTTCTTCGGTTGAGTCTCCTGAAACAATATCAGGTATTGCTCCCGCTTTACATACTTTTCTTGAAGAAAGCCTTAAAGCCGGAAGGAATCTTGATGGTATGAAATTTAAGTTGCCCATTAAAAATATTTTTTTGCAATATAATAAAGACAAAAAAGAATTTTTTATTATGGACAATAATGCAAAATACAAAATTAACTTAACAGAATCTGCAAGCGGCTTTCAGTCATCGTCATTATTGTCTCTCGTAAGTACATATCTTTCCGGTTGTATTGATAAACCTGACTTTGATTCAAAACGAAAAATGCCTGTTGAATTACAGGAAAATGTAATTGCAAAATATAATAAGTTGTTAAGTGGTATGGGAGTAGCAGCTTCTCTTTTAGGAGTTGTTTTGTCTAGTTCTTTTTTAATACCCGCCGGTTTAATGGCTATACTTACAGCGGCCGGTATTAGCTTACCTCCTAAGAAAAAAAAACAATCCGGTGATGATAAACTGGCATTTACAATAAGAAAATATTTTGATGGAGTAATACCTCTCTATTTTTTTAATATTGTGGAAGAGCCTGAACAAAATTTGTTCCCTAACTCTCAAAAGGATGTAGTTTTTCATTTATTGGAATGTTTGAATAAAAATACAAACAACAAGCTGCTTGTTACCACCCATAGTCCCTATGTGCTTGAAACTTTCAATAATTGTATTTATGCAGGGGTCTTGCAAAGAAGAAGGATCGATGTAAAACATATTATCGCTTTGCCGTATCAAATCCATTATGATGACGTTGCCGCTTATGCAATAAAAAATGGAAGTATTATTGATATAAAACGAAACGATTTATATCAAATCGATCCTGCTGAGATTGACTTGTATTCTTCTGAAATTAATGAAGTGTATACCAAATTATTGGATGCCGATTATGAAAGAACTGATGAAAAAAATACCTGATGAGTGTTGTGAATACTATGGTAATGATAAAATATTGGTATGCCAGGAGAACAAGCGAAAATTTGTAATGCACAATAACTCCGGCAGAAACCTTATCAAAATTCGTGTTGACGGTTGCTTGATTACTTCA
Proteins encoded in this window:
- a CDS encoding AAA family ATPase yields the protein MSKIRIKDFGPIHSGFQKDNFFDIKKLTLFVGHQGAGKSSVAKLVSSFEWLEKALLRRDLPSKILSENTVKTSSFFKELFNYHNILSYFSDKTEIDYIGQYYHFTIRGKNLTLESKKTEDSIYEMPKIIYIPSERNFISSVESPETISGIAPALHTFLEESLKAGRNLDGMKFKLPIKNIFLQYNKDKKEFFIMDNNAKYKINLTESASGFQSSSLLSLVSTYLSGCIDKPDFDSKRKMPVELQENVIAKYNKLLSGMGVAASLLGVVLSSSFLIPAGLMAILTAAGISLPPKKKKQSGDDKLAFTIRKYFDGVIPLYFFNIVEEPEQNLFPNSQKDVVFHLLECLNKNTNNKLLVTTHSPYVLETFNNCIYAGVLQRRRIDVKHIIALPYQIHYDDVAAYAIKNGSIIDIKRNDLYQIDPAEIDLYSSEINEVYTKLLDADYERTDEKNT